In the genome of Bradyrhizobium sp. CIAT3101, one region contains:
- the fliL gene encoding flagellar basal body-associated protein FliL: MAENEAEGGGAAEGAEAAAPKSKFKLILIIVGALVVLGGGAATWFLFFRHGEDEHHAEVAPPPKPPAFVEVPDMMVNLAGAPGERVQYLKLKIVLELKEEKQIEAIKPSMPRVTDIFQTYVRELRSSDLNGSAGVFRLKEELTKRVNAAVAPIQVSAVLFKEVVLQ; encoded by the coding sequence ATGGCAGAGAATGAAGCGGAAGGCGGCGGAGCCGCCGAAGGCGCGGAAGCCGCTGCCCCCAAAAGCAAGTTCAAGCTGATCCTGATCATCGTCGGCGCGCTGGTCGTGCTCGGCGGCGGCGCCGCAACCTGGTTCCTGTTCTTCCGTCATGGTGAAGACGAGCATCATGCCGAGGTCGCTCCCCCGCCGAAGCCGCCGGCCTTCGTCGAAGTGCCCGACATGATGGTCAACCTCGCCGGTGCGCCCGGCGAGCGCGTGCAATATCTCAAGCTCAAGATCGTGCTCGAGCTGAAGGAAGAGAAGCAGATCGAGGCGATCAAGCCGTCGATGCCGCGGGTCACCGACATCTTCCAGACCTATGTGCGCGAGCTCCGCTCCTCCGACCTCAACGGCTCCGCCGGCGTCTTCCGCCTCAAGGAAGAGCTGACCAAGCGCGTCAACGCCGCAGTCGCGCCGATCCAGGTCAGCGCGGTGCTGTTCAAGGAAGTCGTGCTCCAGTGA
- the fliM gene encoding flagellar motor switch protein FliM, protein MAGNEQMDQDAIAAQWEASLDSEDPAEAAKAAAENELSETMALQWAAMVEDGSRDLGNGKNSGERVLSQEEIDNLLGFTVGDVTLDDHSGIRAIIDSAMVSYERLPMLEIVFDRLVRLLTTSLRNFTSDNVEVSLDRITSVRFGDYMNSIPLPAVLSVFKAEEWDNFGMATVDSSLIYSMIDVLLGGRRGSSQLRIEGRPYTTIETELVKRLVEVVLADAEQAFRPLSPVTFTIDRLETNPRFAAISRPANAAILVRLRIDMEDRGGNIELLLPYATIEPIRAVLLQMFMGEKFGRDPIWEGHFATEIVQAEISVDAVLYEADIPLKQLMRLKVGDTLPLDMRADANVTVRCGDVTITEGRMGRVGERVAIRVTKPLRKPSTTLAMFEKVDEQNKLMEAP, encoded by the coding sequence ATGGCCGGCAACGAGCAGATGGACCAGGATGCGATTGCCGCCCAATGGGAGGCGTCGCTCGATTCCGAGGATCCCGCAGAGGCCGCGAAGGCTGCTGCCGAAAACGAACTCTCGGAGACCATGGCCCTGCAATGGGCGGCCATGGTCGAGGACGGCAGCCGCGATCTCGGCAACGGCAAGAACTCGGGCGAGCGGGTGCTGTCGCAGGAGGAGATCGACAATCTCCTCGGCTTCACCGTCGGTGACGTCACGCTCGACGACCATTCCGGCATCCGCGCGATCATCGATTCGGCGATGGTCTCCTACGAGCGTCTGCCGATGCTCGAAATCGTCTTCGACCGCCTGGTGCGGTTGCTGACGACCTCCTTGCGCAATTTCACCTCCGACAACGTCGAAGTCTCGCTCGACCGCATCACCTCGGTGCGTTTCGGCGACTACATGAACTCGATCCCGCTGCCCGCCGTGCTCTCGGTCTTCAAGGCCGAGGAGTGGGACAATTTCGGCATGGCGACGGTCGATTCCAGCCTGATCTACTCGATGATCGACGTGCTGCTCGGCGGCCGCCGCGGCTCGAGCCAGCTCCGCATCGAGGGCCGGCCCTACACCACGATCGAGACCGAGCTGGTCAAGCGCCTGGTCGAGGTGGTGCTGGCCGATGCCGAGCAGGCGTTCCGGCCGCTGTCGCCGGTGACCTTCACGATCGACCGGCTCGAGACCAATCCGCGCTTCGCCGCGATCAGCCGTCCCGCCAACGCCGCGATCCTGGTGCGCCTGCGCATCGACATGGAAGATCGCGGCGGCAACATCGAACTGCTGCTGCCTTACGCGACCATCGAACCGATCCGGGCCGTCCTGCTCCAGATGTTCATGGGCGAAAAGTTCGGCCGCGACCCGATCTGGGAAGGCCATTTCGCCACCGAGATCGTGCAGGCCGAGATTTCCGTCGACGCCGTGCTCTACGAGGCCGACATTCCGCTCAAGCAGCTGATGCGGCTGAAGGTCGGCGACACGCTGCCGCTCGACATGCGCGCCGATGCCAACGTCACCGTGCGCTGCGGCGACGTCACGATCACCGAAGGACGCATGGGCCGGGTCGGGGAACGCGTTGCGATCCGCGTGACGAAACCCTTGCGCAAGCCAAGTACGACACTTGCGATGTTCGAGAAGGTGGACGAACAGAACAAGCTGATGGAGGCCCCATGA
- a CDS encoding DUF6468 domain-containing protein, which yields MNHSLGMAIETLVAILLMLTIGYCILLNKRLTRLKADEHSLKAVIGELITATEIAERAIGGLKLAVRDVNENLGSQLAAATQMSDQLHKQLGEADNVVRRLSKIAIAARPVTNPEAAAAPVAKPSAAKAVAAAAEAFSERRRSNGLAA from the coding sequence ATGAACCACTCTCTGGGAATGGCGATCGAGACGTTGGTGGCTATCCTGCTAATGCTCACGATCGGCTACTGCATCCTGCTCAACAAGCGGCTGACGCGGCTGAAGGCGGACGAGCATTCGCTGAAGGCTGTGATCGGCGAGCTCATCACCGCGACCGAGATCGCCGAGCGCGCGATCGGCGGGCTCAAGCTCGCGGTGCGCGACGTCAACGAGAATCTCGGCAGCCAGCTTGCCGCCGCCACGCAGATGTCCGACCAGCTCCACAAGCAGCTCGGCGAAGCCGACAACGTGGTGCGTCGCCTCTCCAAGATCGCGATCGCGGCGCGCCCCGTCACGAATCCGGAAGCCGCGGCCGCCCCGGTCGCCAAGCCGTCGGCGGCGAAGGCGGTGGCCGCTGCCGCCGAAGCGTTCTCCGAGCGCCGAAGGTCCAACGGTCTCGCCGCATAA
- a CDS encoding flagellar protein FlbB, with protein sequence MKSFRNIRVIPVVLVAVAGLATLKVAGLVINGGYVFDYQPKQVKKSWAQENLNFPGGEDPDITGSTHGAPKEAPKPAAPETKFEGTPVKMDEAQPQVSASERAILERLQARRQEIESRQREIDIRESLLKSAEKRIEDKVEEMKAVESRITATQAEQKAAEAQRLKGLVTMYEGMKPKDAARVFDRLEMGVLIEIASAIAPRKMSDILGLMSSEAAERLTVEMARRANGGGDQAASASDLPKIDGKPTQKPN encoded by the coding sequence ATGAAGTCCTTTCGTAACATCCGCGTCATTCCGGTCGTCCTGGTTGCGGTCGCAGGTCTCGCCACACTGAAAGTGGCGGGGCTCGTGATCAATGGCGGCTATGTCTTCGACTACCAGCCGAAGCAGGTGAAGAAGTCCTGGGCGCAGGAGAATTTGAATTTTCCCGGGGGCGAGGACCCTGACATCACCGGCTCCACGCATGGCGCGCCGAAGGAAGCGCCGAAGCCGGCCGCGCCCGAAACCAAGTTCGAGGGCACCCCGGTCAAGATGGACGAAGCCCAGCCGCAGGTCTCGGCCTCGGAGCGCGCGATCCTGGAACGGTTGCAGGCGCGCCGCCAGGAGATCGAGTCCCGTCAGCGCGAGATCGATATCCGCGAGAGCCTTTTGAAGTCGGCCGAGAAGCGCATCGAGGACAAGGTCGAGGAGATGAAAGCGGTGGAATCCCGCATCACCGCGACCCAGGCCGAGCAGAAGGCCGCCGAGGCCCAGCGCTTGAAGGGCCTCGTGACCATGTATGAGGGCATGAAGCCCAAGGACGCGGCGCGGGTGTTCGACCGGTTGGAAATGGGTGTGCTGATCGAGATCGCCTCGGCGATCGCCCCGCGCAAGATGTCCGACATCCTGGGACTGATGTCGTCGGAAGCGGCCGAGCGGCTGACCGTCGAAATGGCCCGCCGCGCCAATGGGGGCGGCGATCAGGCTGCCTCCGCCAGTGATCTTCCCAAGATCGACGGCAAGCCGACGCAAAAGCCGAATTGA
- a CDS encoding VCBS domain-containing protein: protein MFGTSTARHGDEREAAAAPHRQVRTATSGALDAPATQIRERASAGGFGMLSLTALLLSMIKEVEAADPNVTFLDDDTIAYKDLAHGAFELTTKEAIPRHIIVEDPGQTVVLSKVGSGVSVNQLDNSATRMEELRAVQQEALENFAKGYGTHGSGTPPFVKSLPLEPIHFIAPDAPAAPNALPAVPVIMMPEIMIVKTPPTLNAQAPPLELDTAVFDVFTATRGTFSASSSSSNAALTFAISGGAPGNTVLDGATYDVSKTSAYGTLYLNSTTGAYAFVPDNDAINALKTSTTDSFVIAVSDGSLSAQQVFTININGVDDAAIISGITTGTSIESGGVANASSGSSVTTGKLSDVDVDDPANTFTAVNSPTPSAHGYGTFTMTADGVWAYTLDQSNSAVQALNIGQTLTDTFTVTSIGGTPQLITITINGSNDAAIISGTATGTVTEAAYGTRGTPTATGRLTDTDVDNTPDSFTPVTSPKVSDHGYGSFQMTADGVWTYLLDNANCAVQALNACDTLTDTFTVTTIDGTAQVVTITIHGTNDPAIIRGCTTGSVTEPDCEERGKPTASGRLTDTDVDNPPNTFTPVTCATRSAGGYGTFTMTAAGVWTYTLDTTNCAVKALSSCDTLTDTFAVTTIDGTEQTIAITIHGADDRDHFGHAAAHDAAAPPHAAAIPEDNTAADGFAAVQTVAASTHDARTGDTAVSGESPDDGKISSQDSCDARSGGYERNLLASSSRDDHFVFASTSNPGAARPDIVSGFKIDSERIDLTALGVDRSIHSGTGPIETSHHENQLLEQHHRDPTGENDLPRVAWVRLGDSFHFKQPAPDGSGVLAPEPRHAAAEPHATEDGALRDHRSGSGAGLDDPSDPSGHHEHAGVVHGFGAAPMPELSPLHIDPAHGPGSTHALVPHDLIV, encoded by the coding sequence ATGTTCGGCACGTCCACTGCAAGGCACGGGGACGAGCGCGAAGCCGCCGCGGCCCCGCACCGCCAAGTGAGGACCGCGACGAGCGGCGCTCTTGATGCGCCCGCTACCCAGATTCGTGAGCGGGCCTCTGCCGGGGGCTTCGGGATGCTGTCGCTCACGGCATTGCTCCTCTCGATGATCAAAGAGGTCGAGGCGGCAGACCCGAACGTAACGTTCCTCGACGACGATACGATTGCGTACAAGGACCTTGCGCACGGCGCGTTCGAGCTCACCACCAAGGAGGCCATCCCGCGGCACATCATCGTCGAGGATCCCGGACAAACGGTCGTGCTGAGTAAGGTCGGCTCCGGGGTTTCCGTGAACCAGCTCGACAACAGCGCGACGCGCATGGAGGAGCTGCGGGCGGTCCAGCAAGAGGCGCTCGAAAATTTCGCGAAGGGATATGGCACGCACGGGTCCGGCACCCCTCCGTTCGTCAAATCCCTGCCGCTGGAGCCGATCCATTTCATAGCGCCCGACGCACCCGCGGCGCCGAACGCACTGCCAGCGGTGCCCGTCATCATGATGCCCGAGATCATGATCGTGAAGACGCCGCCGACCTTGAATGCTCAGGCGCCCCCGCTTGAACTCGACACGGCCGTGTTCGACGTCTTCACCGCAACGAGGGGAACGTTCAGCGCCAGCAGCTCCAGCTCCAACGCCGCGCTGACTTTCGCCATCAGCGGAGGCGCTCCGGGCAATACCGTGCTGGATGGAGCAACCTACGACGTATCGAAGACCAGCGCTTATGGCACGCTTTATCTGAACAGTACGACTGGCGCCTATGCCTTCGTTCCCGACAATGACGCGATCAACGCGCTGAAGACGTCGACCACCGATAGCTTTGTGATCGCCGTGTCAGACGGGTCGCTTTCGGCACAGCAGGTCTTCACGATCAACATCAATGGGGTCGACGACGCGGCGATCATCTCCGGCATAACGACCGGCACATCGATCGAATCCGGCGGCGTCGCCAATGCCTCGTCCGGATCATCCGTCACGACCGGCAAGCTCTCGGATGTCGATGTCGACGACCCCGCCAACACTTTCACGGCCGTCAATTCGCCGACGCCGAGTGCACACGGCTACGGCACTTTCACGATGACCGCCGATGGCGTCTGGGCCTACACGCTCGATCAATCCAACAGCGCAGTCCAGGCGTTGAACATTGGCCAGACGCTGACCGACACTTTTACGGTGACGAGCATCGGCGGGACCCCGCAGTTGATTACCATCACGATCAACGGCTCCAACGATGCTGCCATCATCTCCGGGACGGCGACCGGCACCGTAACGGAAGCCGCGTATGGGACGCGCGGGACACCGACCGCAACCGGCAGGCTCACCGATACGGATGTCGACAATACTCCCGACAGCTTCACGCCGGTGACCTCGCCAAAGGTGAGCGACCACGGTTATGGCAGCTTCCAGATGACGGCAGACGGTGTCTGGACCTACCTGCTCGACAACGCAAATTGCGCCGTCCAGGCGCTGAACGCCTGCGATACCCTGACGGACACCTTCACGGTGACCACCATCGACGGCACCGCGCAGGTGGTGACGATCACCATCCACGGCACGAACGATCCCGCCATCATCCGCGGCTGCACCACAGGCTCGGTGACCGAGCCCGACTGCGAGGAACGAGGCAAGCCGACGGCGAGCGGCAGACTGACCGACACCGACGTCGACAACCCGCCCAACACATTCACGCCGGTCACTTGTGCGACGCGGAGCGCGGGCGGCTACGGCACCTTCACGATGACCGCCGCCGGCGTGTGGACCTACACGCTCGATACCACCAACTGCGCCGTAAAGGCGCTTTCTTCCTGTGACACATTGACCGACACCTTCGCGGTCACCACCATCGATGGCACGGAACAGACGATAGCGATCACAATCCACGGTGCCGACGATCGCGACCATTTCGGTCACGCGGCAGCTCACGATGCCGCCGCCCCGCCCCATGCTGCCGCGATCCCCGAAGACAATACGGCTGCAGATGGTTTTGCCGCCGTTCAGACGGTGGCTGCGAGCACCCACGACGCGCGCACCGGTGACACCGCTGTCTCCGGCGAAAGTCCGGATGATGGCAAGATCAGTTCACAGGACAGTTGCGATGCCCGTTCTGGCGGATACGAGCGGAATCTTCTTGCCAGTAGTTCCAGAGACGACCATTTCGTCTTTGCCTCGACATCAAATCCCGGTGCGGCGCGCCCTGATATCGTCTCTGGATTCAAGATAGACTCTGAGCGCATCGACCTGACGGCTCTCGGCGTCGACCGCAGCATCCATTCCGGCACAGGTCCCATCGAGACGTCACACCATGAAAATCAGTTGCTCGAGCAACATCACCGGGACCCGACAGGCGAGAACGACCTTCCTCGTGTTGCCTGGGTTCGCCTCGGGGACTCATTTCATTTCAAGCAGCCAGCCCCAGACGGTTCGGGTGTCCTTGCGCCCGAGCCGAGACACGCGGCGGCCGAACCCCACGCCACCGAGGATGGCGCTTTGCGTGACCACCGATCAGGGTCCGGCGCAGGATTGGATGATCCCTCGGACCCGTCCGGTCATCACGAACATGCCGGCGTAGTCCATGGATTCGGGGCGGCGCCGATGCCTGAACTGTCCCCGCTGCACATTGATCCAGCTCACGGGCCAGGCTCAACTCACGCCCTCGTACCGCACGATCTGATCGTGTGA
- a CDS encoding FecR domain-containing protein, which translates to MGTRATIILVAGLVLAQAACAVHAQSDSPRRAVLDSASTPIGKVVTADGSVIIEHAGAAIVQANVAGDAIQTKIGDPVYSGDVVRTGADGRVGINFVDGTSFNLSSNAHMTLDEYVYDPTGKSNSTVFNLTRGTFVFVAGQVAKTGDMKIETPVATMGIRGTTPHVEISDDGTTRFSTLIEEGKNKYTKRSGAAGAPKAEQRVEHRLNLNICRGC; encoded by the coding sequence ATGGGCACTCGTGCAACGATTATTCTCGTGGCAGGTCTCGTCCTCGCGCAGGCCGCCTGCGCAGTCCACGCGCAGAGCGATTCTCCGCGTCGTGCCGTGCTGGACTCGGCGTCAACGCCAATCGGGAAAGTTGTGACGGCCGATGGCTCGGTCATCATCGAGCATGCGGGTGCCGCCATTGTCCAGGCAAACGTCGCGGGCGACGCCATCCAGACGAAGATCGGAGATCCCGTCTATTCGGGCGATGTGGTCCGAACCGGTGCCGACGGACGGGTCGGCATCAACTTTGTCGATGGAACTTCGTTCAACCTGTCGAGCAACGCCCACATGACGCTGGACGAATATGTCTACGACCCGACTGGGAAGTCCAATTCGACGGTTTTCAATCTGACTCGGGGGACGTTCGTTTTTGTCGCCGGCCAGGTTGCGAAGACCGGCGACATGAAGATCGAAACGCCGGTTGCCACGATGGGCATTCGAGGCACCACACCTCACGTCGAAATCTCGGACGACGGAACCACCAGGTTCTCTACTCTCATCGAAGAGGGCAAGAACAAATATACGAAGAGGTCCGGCGCAGCGGGGGCGCCGAAAGCCGAGCAAAGGGTCGAGCACAGGCTCAATCTGAACATTTGCCGCGGCTGCTAG
- a CDS encoding tetratricopeptide repeat protein, whose protein sequence is MVGLPVAAQNAKVKDSYLSKIELCNGTGATPLDARIDACTAFIEARQGPTTALAIAYNNRGNAYTARGDYDRALRDFDQSITLNPTYAKAFNNRGVAHLRQGEFELAIEAFDGAIKLDPGYGAAFVNRAGAYLKKKDHQRAARDYDEAIRLQPDLQSAWSGRCWTRAVLGAWQAALEDCDRALQSGSTSAAVYDSRGLIHLKMGEFGAAIDDYNSALRAAPALASALFGRGLAKLKQGDGVGGDADISAAKTIQGNIGDEFTRFGVVSD, encoded by the coding sequence TTGGTCGGCCTGCCGGTCGCAGCCCAGAACGCCAAGGTGAAGGACAGCTATCTCAGCAAGATCGAATTATGCAACGGGACCGGTGCCACCCCGCTCGATGCCCGGATCGACGCCTGCACGGCTTTCATAGAGGCGCGTCAAGGTCCGACCACAGCGCTGGCCATCGCCTATAACAATCGCGGCAACGCCTACACCGCAAGGGGCGACTACGACAGGGCGCTCCGCGATTTCGATCAGTCGATCACACTCAATCCGACATACGCGAAGGCTTTCAACAACCGCGGCGTGGCTCATCTGAGGCAAGGCGAATTTGAACTCGCGATCGAAGCCTTTGATGGTGCGATCAAGCTCGATCCCGGCTACGGCGCTGCCTTCGTCAACCGCGCCGGAGCCTATCTGAAGAAGAAGGACCACCAGCGCGCGGCGCGCGACTACGACGAGGCAATTCGTCTCCAGCCCGACCTGCAGTCCGCATGGAGCGGACGATGCTGGACCCGGGCGGTTCTCGGCGCCTGGCAGGCGGCGCTGGAGGATTGCGACAGAGCGCTTCAATCGGGATCGACCAGCGCTGCCGTGTACGATTCGCGCGGACTGATCCACCTGAAGATGGGTGAATTCGGCGCCGCGATCGACGACTACAATTCTGCCCTGCGAGCTGCCCCGGCATTGGCCAGCGCGCTTTTTGGCCGCGGGCTTGCCAAACTGAAGCAAGGCGACGGGGTTGGCGGGGATGCCGACATTTCGGCAGCCAAGACAATTCAGGGGAACATCGGCGACGAGTTCACACGTTTTGGCGTCGTTTCCGACTGA
- a CDS encoding tetratricopeptide repeat protein, whose amino-acid sequence MAQKAAAGFVSRARALALGLSRHIRKAPVLAACLLVGLNHGARAADTIRGEASFSASGGFARLVIKLGEDVPSEVTTAGSILIIRFDRPVDVPVDRVPEGAPDYVNSARRDPDGSAIRLSLARRVTVNTMNAGERTFVDLMPEGWKGPPPSLPQEVVKELAERARAAERALRAQRAAAEGKKRPPIRVRASMQPTFVRFVFEMPDGVGVSSVLNEQKLTLAFNANLSFDLADAVVAAPPNVASIKQKSDIDQTSVEIALIGDSDVHSFRDDKNYVVDIAFQPDKTRAATPEATIAKAESGGHGPAPATEKPAAAKPKDAHGEIKPPTSETIAREAKIDVKPEVKPETPAAMPPAEAPKSAAAINSTEAPRVTEAPKPAPPATEAAVPAAPAKPVVPEAPKEVVKEAAKEPIKEEPKEAAKETPKEAPKETPKAAPVEAQASPPPAAASVDARRDSDGLRVTFPLQVSTPAAAFRRGDTVWLVFDSPKPVDVEAIRTKGGAMIGEVSRMPLEKGQAVRIRLTRPLVYSLTSEEVGKETNWLLTLADKIQATPLPLMMSRNITDPALANIAIPFANPGLMHKLTDPDAGDMLYVVTAQRPVRGFIKRQDLVDLSLLESAHGIAIRPNSDEVGVEVGSDKVILGKKGGLTLSPVDVSAERAPTAVRPVFNPEGWRKGQSEEFWTRQSELIAAISAVEPAQRSLPRLDLAQFYMSRAMYHEAKSVTELMLSDPLNKEESGALIVHAISSILIGRPALGLKDLANPVIGNSHDSQLWKALAYARQGKWADAREKFKNVEFAIASLPLDIQRIVTMDAMRASLEVKDYAGASKRRGEIEVVGVSPEAAPGFAVLRGRLAEALGHDKDALDDYKFAVASNDRQAAAEAKQLEVALRQKRDEISKEDALKELETLSMTWRGDAIEVKTLQMLSQLYSENGRYRDALTAARTATKLQPNAEASRQAQDLASDLFTQIFLGPKGDELPPVEALGMFYEFRELTPIGRRGDELIRRLADRLASIDLLDQAAELLQYQVDHRLEGAARAQVAARLAMIYLANRKPDMAITALRASRISDLSGELRQQRLLLEARAQSDVGRHDLALDIVSNVSGREVLRLRSDIFWAGRRWRESAEQIELYYGDRFRDFKPLNAVEKSDIIRAAVGYALADDSIGLSRFREKYAPLMSESADRLAFDIASKPAAASSAEFADIAKLAASVDTLDGFLREMKQRFPDATARAPAAPQAKDETDHTGSLPTIPVVRQIKMTR is encoded by the coding sequence ATGGCGCAGAAGGCTGCCGCTGGATTTGTGTCGCGAGCCCGCGCTTTGGCGCTGGGCCTGTCGCGTCATATCCGTAAGGCACCTGTTCTGGCAGCCTGCCTGTTGGTCGGCCTTAATCATGGTGCCCGAGCGGCCGATACGATTCGGGGCGAGGCGAGCTTTTCGGCCAGCGGCGGTTTTGCCCGTCTCGTGATCAAGCTCGGCGAAGACGTACCCTCCGAGGTGACGACCGCCGGCTCCATCCTCATCATCCGCTTCGATCGACCCGTCGACGTTCCCGTCGACCGGGTGCCGGAAGGTGCGCCCGATTACGTCAACTCCGCCCGGCGCGACCCCGACGGCAGCGCGATCCGGCTGTCGCTAGCGCGGCGCGTCACCGTCAACACCATGAATGCCGGCGAGCGCACCTTCGTCGATCTGATGCCGGAAGGTTGGAAGGGACCGCCGCCCAGCCTGCCTCAGGAGGTGGTCAAGGAACTCGCCGAGCGCGCGCGCGCTGCCGAACGCGCGCTGCGCGCCCAGCGCGCCGCGGCCGAAGGCAAGAAGCGTCCGCCGATCCGCGTGCGGGCCTCGATGCAGCCGACCTTCGTGCGCTTCGTGTTCGAGATGCCCGACGGCGTCGGTGTGTCCTCCGTGCTCAATGAGCAGAAGCTGACGCTCGCCTTCAACGCCAATCTCAGCTTCGACCTTGCAGATGCCGTCGTCGCCGCGCCGCCGAACGTCGCGTCGATCAAGCAGAAGTCCGATATCGACCAGACCAGCGTCGAGATTGCGCTGATCGGCGATTCCGACGTGCACTCCTTCCGCGACGACAAGAACTACGTCGTCGACATCGCCTTCCAGCCCGACAAGACCAGGGCGGCGACGCCTGAAGCGACGATCGCAAAGGCCGAATCCGGTGGTCACGGACCGGCGCCGGCTACTGAGAAGCCGGCGGCCGCAAAGCCGAAGGACGCCCATGGCGAGATCAAGCCGCCGACCTCGGAAACGATCGCGCGCGAAGCTAAAATTGACGTGAAGCCCGAGGTGAAGCCGGAAACGCCCGCGGCGATGCCGCCCGCCGAGGCGCCGAAGTCGGCAGCGGCAATAAATTCGACCGAAGCTCCGCGCGTCACGGAAGCGCCCAAGCCCGCGCCACCCGCGACGGAAGCCGCCGTGCCTGCCGCTCCTGCCAAGCCCGTGGTGCCCGAGGCGCCCAAAGAGGTCGTGAAGGAAGCCGCGAAGGAACCGATCAAGGAAGAGCCCAAGGAAGCTGCCAAGGAGACGCCGAAAGAAGCACCCAAAGAAACGCCCAAGGCTGCGCCCGTCGAAGCCCAAGCTTCGCCACCGCCCGCGGCGGCGAGTGTCGATGCGCGGCGTGACAGCGACGGCCTGCGCGTGACATTCCCGCTTCAGGTCTCAACGCCCGCCGCCGCGTTCCGTCGCGGCGACACGGTGTGGCTGGTGTTCGACTCGCCAAAGCCGGTCGACGTCGAAGCGATCCGCACCAAAGGCGGTGCCATGATCGGCGAGGTCAGCCGCATGCCGCTCGAGAAGGGGCAGGCGGTGCGCATCCGTCTCACCCGTCCGCTGGTCTATTCGCTGACCAGCGAGGAGGTCGGCAAGGAGACCAACTGGCTGCTCACGCTCGCCGACAAGATCCAGGCAACGCCGCTGCCGTTGATGATGTCGCGCAACATCACCGATCCCGCACTCGCCAACATCGCGATCCCCTTCGCCAATCCGGGCCTGATGCACAAGCTCACCGATCCTGACGCCGGCGACATGCTCTATGTCGTCACCGCGCAGCGGCCGGTCCGCGGCTTCATCAAGCGGCAGGATCTCGTCGATCTCTCGCTGCTGGAATCCGCCCACGGCATCGCGATCCGGCCGAACTCCGACGAGGTCGGCGTCGAGGTCGGATCGGACAAGGTCATCCTCGGCAAGAAGGGCGGCCTGACGCTGTCGCCGGTCGACGTTTCGGCCGAGCGCGCACCGACTGCGGTGCGGCCGGTCTTCAATCCCGAGGGCTGGCGCAAGGGCCAGTCGGAAGAGTTCTGGACGCGCCAGAGCGAACTGATTGCGGCGATCTCCGCCGTCGAGCCGGCACAGCGTTCGCTGCCGCGGCTCGACCTCGCGCAGTTCTACATGTCGCGCGCGATGTATCACGAAGCCAAGTCCGTGACCGAATTGATGCTGAGCGATCCCCTCAACAAGGAGGAGAGCGGCGCGTTGATCGTGCATGCGATCTCGAGCATCCTGATCGGACGGCCTGCATTAGGCCTGAAGGATCTCGCCAATCCCGTGATCGGCAACAGCCACGACTCGCAGCTTTGGAAGGCGCTCGCCTATGCGCGCCAGGGCAAATGGGCGGATGCCCGCGAGAAGTTCAAGAATGTCGAATTCGCCATCGCCTCGCTGCCGCTCGACATCCAGCGCATCGTGACGATGGATGCGATGCGCGCCTCGCTCGAGGTGAAGGACTATGCCGGCGCCTCCAAGCGCCGCGGCGAGATCGAGGTGGTCGGCGTGTCGCCGGAAGCTGCGCCCGGCTTTGCCGTGTTGCGCGGCCGGCTCGCCGAGGCGCTCGGTCACGACAAGGACGCGCTCGACGACTACAAATTCGCGGTCGCCTCGAATGACCGGCAGGCAGCGGCGGAAGCCAAGCAGCTCGAGGTCGCGCTGCGGCAGAAGCGTGACGAGATCAGCAAGGAAGACGCGCTGAAGGAGCTCGAGACGCTGTCGATGACGTGGCGCGGCGACGCGATCGAGGTCAAGACGCTGCAGATGCTGTCGCAACTCTATTCCGAGAATGGGCGTTATCGCGATGCGCTCACCGCGGCGCGGACCGCGACCAAGCTGCAGCCGAATGCGGAAGCCTCGCGCCAGGCGCAGGATCTGGCCTCGGATCTGTTTACGCAGATCTTCCTGGGGCCGAAGGGCGACGAGCTGCCGCCGGTCGAGGCGCTCGGGATGTTCTATGAGTTCCGCGAGCTGACGCCGATCGGCCGCCGCGGTGACGAGCTGATCCGCCGCCTGGCCGATCGTCTCGCCTCGATCGATCTGCTCGACCAGGCCGCCGAGCTGCTACAATACCAGGTCGACCACCGCCTCGAAGGTGCCGCGCGCGCGCAGGTCGCGGCGCGCCTCGCCATGATCTACCTCGCCAACCGCAAGCCCGACATGGCGATCACGGCGCTGCGCGCCAGCCGCATCAGCGATCTCTCCGGCGAGTTGCGGCAGCAGCGCCTGCTGCTGGAAGCGCGTGCGCAGAGCGACGTCGGCCGCCATGATCTCGCACTCGACATCGTCTCCAATGTCAGTGGCCGCGAGGTGCTGCGGCTGCGGTCCGACATCTTCTGGGCAGGACGTCGCTGGCGCGAGTCCGCCGAGCAGATCGAGCTCTATTACGGCGACCGCTTCCGCGACTTCAAGCCGCTCAATGCGGTGGAGAAGAGCGACATCATCCGCGCCGCCGTCGGCTATGCGCTGGCCGACGACTCGATCGGGCTGTCGCGCTTTCGCGAGAAATACGCCCCCCTGATGAGCGAGAGCGCGGACCGGCTCGCCTTCGACATCGCCAGCAAGCCGGCCGCGGCGTCCAGCGCCGAATTCGCCGACATTGCAAAACTCGCCGCAAGCGTCGACACGCTCGATGGCTTCCTCCGCGAGATGAAGCAGCGCTTCCCCGACGCCACCGCCCGCGCACCGGCCGCCCCGCAGGCCAAGGACGAGACCGATCATACCGGCTCGCTGCCGACGATCCCGGTCGTGCGGCAGATCAAGATGACGCGATAG